tttaaacaggataACAATtgcaaggccacagggccagacggaataccaggacgCGCACTCAGAGCATGTgttgaccagctggcaagtgtcttcactgacattttcaacctatccctcacccagtctgtaataccaacttgtttcaagcagactaccatagtgcctgtgcccaagaacgccaaggtaacctgcctaaattactatcatccctgtatatagccaggttattttTACTCATTGTTATTTGTTATTCACTGTTTATGTATTCCTCGTGGcattattatacatttttgttatcttaaactctgcattgttggaaaagtacCTGTAAGAAAGTTTAAGAAACAtgtgacattttttaaatgtattttttatttgacaaACCGACATCGACTATGCATTATGTGAGAATGTAATTACTTTCATAATTAGAAGAAAAAGATCACAAGGCATGTTTAATGTAAGCAATTTTGAATTAAAAACTATTATTCACTTATTTTCTTACATTTACTGAAAAAACATGACCATTATCAGGTTAAAAGGGGATGAATAATACTCCTGGAAACTGAACCACTCCCCCTTAAAACAAATAAGCCGTTGTGGCAAGACCTTACACTAAATCACCACTAAAAGGTGCATATAACTGAAGGAACCCGTAAACACACCAGTACTTTACAGTACAGTTCAAAATAATTACATAATTTAAATTATGAGGTGGTTACTTCAAGCCAGCAATAGTATTAGCAATGTGAACAAACTAGGTGTTTTCCTAGTGTTTCATGAGTAGATACGTAGCATTAATTGAGCAACATCATATTAAGCTCTTAAATAGACTTGGAAAGGATTGCACCCATAAATCGCAAAGCAACTGACAACAGAGAAGGATAAATGTAACAACCTCTAATGAGGGCACACAGTCTGTTCCTAGTAGACTGCTCTAGTCTCAGATTAAAGATAAATGCTCTGCATCTCAAGGACTCTATGCAATAATGTCAAGGACTGCTGGCCATGGCCATTTGATAAAAGACTGTAAATTACAAGAGCAtcaaatgtccaccaggcctcaAATCAAGCAAGGTGAGATGCCTAACATTCGGAGTAGAAGAGAAGGAAAAACAAGTGAAAAACAAGACAAACAAGTAGCTTGACCGTGACGTAATAACCTGTTTATCATGATTCAATTTCGACCAGATTTCTACCTGTTTGTAATGATGTTATTTCACCCAGATTTCAACCTGTTTTCAATGTTTTGTTTGTAAGAATCTTGCGTGTTTGGAAAATTGTATCTAGATCTTAAAGAGAGCTTACCTTGACCAGCTGGACAGCACGGGGGGAAAAGTCACAGCAGTATAAGAATGCCCCTGTGTCTCTATAACACAGCAACACAGATAGGGAACTTGTCAGCTTGTATTCATAGCATTTCACCACAAACACACCAATACAAAACaaaaagatacagtgccttcagaaagtattcatactccttgacttattccacattccgTTGTGTTTCaggctgaattcaaaatggaataaATAGGTCTTTACCCATCTACACAATGCCACTAATGAAAGCGAAAAATagcttttgcaaatgtattgaaaacgaaatacagaaatatctcatttacataagtattcacaccccatagTGTTCACCTATGgggaatcacctttggcagcgattacagctgtgagtctctatgagctttgcacaactggattgtacaattttcacattattcttgttaaattcttcaagctttgtcaagttgatcattgctaaaacagccattttcaagtcacaAATTCaactttgtaactgttttaaagtcaccattggcctcatggtaaaatcccagaggagtttccttcctctccagaaactgagtaaggaaggacgcctgtatctttgtagttactgggtgcattgatacaccatccaaagtgtaattaataactttaccatgttcaaagggatattcaatgtctgctttttttcttactcatctaccaataggcgCCCTTCGTTGCAAAGCATTTGAAAACCACCCTGGtgtttgtagttgaatctgtgtttgaaattcactgctcgactgagggacctacagataattgtatgtgtggggaaggcctcccgggtggcacagtggtctaaggcactgcatcgcaatgctagctgtgccaccagagactttgggtttgagcccaggctctgtcgcagccggccgcgacctggaggtccatggggcgacgcacaattggcccagcgtcgtccgggttagtgagggtttggccggcagggatatccttgtctcatcgcgcactagcgactcttgtggcgggccgggcgcagtgcacgcataacaaaggggttgaatacttattgactcaaggcttttcatttaattaatttgtaaaaatgtaaaaaaatataaattccactttgacattatggggtattattgtgtgttggcccgtgacacaaaatctaaatgtaatccattttaaattcaggctgtaacacaacaaaacgtggaaaaagtcaaggggtgtagaGTAAGGATACAAGTTAAGTGTATAATGACAGGTAGACTTAACTGTTTAAGATGTACAGTAGCAATCAGTAAATATTTACTGAACAAAATAGCTCTTAATCACCCACCCAGCAGGGAGACTGAGGGACTAATACATTGGCTATCAGATAACATGCTTTCCATTTAATTGAAGAGTCATTCGTAGGGTTATGCATGCAGTCCAAGGTTAAACACTTCCTACTTGTTACTTTCCTCTCCTAGCCTTGCCAAGTCCTCTGGACAAAATGTTCTATGCAAGATGACATCATGCTTTGGCACAGGTTGTCTGCATAACAAAGTAAATATCAAAACATTTGCCTTCAAGAGAGACAATGTTATTCcagaatagttttttttattttaaatctgCCATTGAACACCACAGGTTCAGTTTGTGATGCCATGCatcaacaatttttttttttatctgagtGTATAACCATTTAAAAGACAAACTAGATAAAATATATGTAATGATGTCATACTTACTTAATAGAGCTGACAATAGGATACACACTGTTACCAGCCCCACATCCAACCTatgacaaaaataacattctgtcAAAATAGACGACATTTGACTCAACTACTAGCCAGTGAAATCAACACCAAACTTCTAACCACACAGCATTTGAACTACATAATATTTGAACATATGGGAGGTGAGGAATAAAAGCAAGATGAAAATACCTCGAAGATCCTGAAAGTTGCATGTTCGCCTGGGAAAGAGCTGGTCTGCCTGGCAGCCCCTGCAGTGTCTCTCCCATCTTGATTACAGGACTGCTGGCAATCACTAGTCAGTGGATCTATGTGCTGGTGACTGGGTGCATGTTGCCGCTGCTggcctgtctctttctccctgcctGACACACCAGGCTCTGGGCATGGGGCCCGCAGACCACATGGTCTCTCCTCAGTAGCACTGCTCTCTAGCCCTAAAGGAAGAAGCTCTGGGAACTCCAAGAACAGCCACTTGCGATCTTTAAAGAACTTGTCCTGGTGCGTCTCATAAAAGCTGTCCCAGAATTTACAGGCGTCTATGTCATATTTGCCTTAGTGGGGGATGAAGAACAAAAACAACAGGAATATTAGTTTTCATACAATCAAAATGAAGAACATAATTTTCTAGGAACGTTTAGAGAAGGGCTACCTTGCTCTTCTAATGGAATGCGGAAGTTAGAATTATCGTCTGCCTTTTGTCTGgctttttctttctcttcctcagaCCATTTCACATGGTCCCTAAAACACAATCATGTCAACATGAACATACTGTATGCTTGATCCAAAATACACTGCTGTGCCCTTTGACACAGCATATTATCAACTTCAGACTTCACATTGAAAGTTGCATTAAATCAAAATAATAGATGTGAAAACGCATACCACATGTTATGCTGGAAGACGTCCTCAGGGTTGGTCAGAATCCTCGCTCCCAAAGGAGCGGGGGGTTGTCCCCCTCTGCTGTTTAGTCTGCAGGGAACCCTGCCCAAAACCATAGCCACTGAGGCTAGGGAGAGGTGTCGTAATCCTCTCATTTAGACTATGGATTGGGAAAACCAGGCAAGAAACCAATCAATCCATTTTAATTATGGAATACTTCAAATAGACTGTAAATGGTATTAAACATTACAAATCGGTGGTTCCAGCCCTAAAAGCCGATTGGCTGACAGCAGTGTTGTATCAGACTGTTTttcacaggtatgacaaaacatgtatctttactgttctaattacgttggtaaccagtttataatagcaataaggttcctcgggggtttgtggaatatggccaatataccatggctaagggctgtgtccaggcactccgcaatgTGTTGTGCC
This portion of the Oncorhynchus tshawytscha isolate Ot180627B linkage group LG26, Otsh_v2.0, whole genome shotgun sequence genome encodes:
- the mettl8 gene encoding mRNA N(3)-methylcytidine methyltransferase METTL8 isoform X1, coding for MRGLRHLSLASVAMVLGRVPCRLNSRGGQPPAPLGARILTNPEDVFQHNMWDHVKWSEEEKEKARQKADDNSNFRIPLEEQGKYDIDACKFWDSFYETHQDKFFKDRKWLFLEFPELLPLGLESSATEERPCGLRAPCPEPGVSGREKETGQQRQHAPSHQHIDPLTSDCQQSCNQDGRDTAGAARQTSSFPGEHATFRIFEVGCGAGNSVYPIVSSIKQPVPKHDVILHRTFCPEDLARLGEESNKDTGAFLYCCDFSPRAVQLVKDHPDYDQSVCHAFVQDVCDEVGSFPFPPLSLDVILLVFVLSSIHPERVQGVVTRLSQFLKPGGILLFRDYGRYDLSQLRFKKGRCLSENFYSRGDGTCVYFFTKDEVHSLFSNAGLEEIQNLEDRRLQVNRGKKVVMRRVWMQSKFKKPQPLAPPL
- the mettl8 gene encoding mRNA N(3)-methylcytidine methyltransferase METTL8 isoform X2 — encoded protein: MRGLRHLSLASVAMVLGRVPCRLNSRGGQPPAPLGARILTNPEDVFQHNMWDHVKWSEEEKEKARQKADDNSNFRIPLEEQGKYDIDACKFWDSFYETHQDKFFKDRKWLFLEFPELLPLGLESSATEERPCGLRAPCPEPGVSGREKETGQQRQHAPSHQHIDPLTSDCQQSCNQDGRDTAGAARQTSSFPGEHATFRIFEVGCGAGNSVYPIVSSIKDTGAFLYCCDFSPRAVQLVKDHPDYDQSVCHAFVQDVCDEVGSFPFPPLSLDVILLVFVLSSIHPERVQGVVTRLSQFLKPGGILLFRDYGRYDLSQLRFKKGRCLSENFYSRGDGTCVYFFTKDEVHSLFSNAGLEEIQNLEDRRLQVNRGKKVVMRRVWMQSKFKKPQPLAPPL